The Methanococcoides methylutens MM1 genome has a window encoding:
- the hxlB gene encoding 6-phospho-3-hexuloisomerase: MKDIISSTECEHLISSIELMAHHLDGVAKSLDKENIRQMLMNIMEADSIFVMGAGRSGLVGKAFAMRLMHLGLRSYVVGESTTPAVRKGDLVVAISGSGETRSISDLGRITKEIGATLVTVTSDKDSTLGHLSDTIMEIKGRTKNDIGGYLERHMRGEYSHLTPLGTSFEISSLVFLDAVVAELISITGASEDDLKSRHAKLE; this comes from the coding sequence ATGAAAGATATAATATCTTCAACAGAGTGCGAACATTTGATCTCATCCATTGAACTCATGGCACATCATCTCGACGGTGTTGCCAAGAGTCTTGACAAAGAGAACATCAGACAGATGCTAATGAACATCATGGAAGCCGACAGTATCTTTGTCATGGGTGCTGGTCGCTCCGGCCTTGTGGGAAAAGCATTTGCAATGCGCCTGATGCACCTTGGCCTGAGATCCTATGTAGTGGGAGAATCAACCACCCCTGCAGTCCGCAAAGGAGATCTGGTAGTTGCAATATCAGGATCAGGAGAGACAAGATCAATCTCAGACCTTGGCAGGATCACAAAAGAGATCGGTGCAACACTTGTTACAGTAACATCAGATAAGGACTCAACACTCGGTCATCTTTCCGATACCATCATGGAGATCAAGGGAAGAACAAAGAATGATATCGGCGGCTATCTTGAGAGACACATGCGCGGGGAATACTCACACCTCACGCCACTGGGAACATCCTTTGAGATCTCATCACTTGTTTTCCTGGACGCTGTGGTTGCAGAACTTATCTCAATTACCGGAGCTTCCGAGGACGACCTGAAATCACGCCACGCCAAGCTTGAGTAA
- a CDS encoding DUF2073 domain-containing protein gives MQGIQMDLVSEDRLAKMPPVEKIRFIIDEVKSGKILVLEKGLTPEEEATLIEMTMTQIQPDDFAGIEMESYPSQTDGSFLGKLFKKSPVRTRLTVIGPANKLKTLKKDRDMISALVSNK, from the coding sequence ATGCAGGGTATTCAAATGGACCTTGTCTCAGAGGATAGGCTTGCAAAGATGCCTCCTGTTGAGAAGATCAGATTCATTATTGATGAAGTAAAAAGTGGCAAGATCCTTGTTCTTGAGAAAGGGCTAACTCCTGAAGAAGAAGCAACCCTTATCGAAATGACCATGACACAGATCCAGCCTGATGACTTTGCAGGCATTGAGATGGAAAGTTACCCTTCACAGACAGACGGCTCATTCCTCGGGAAACTGTTCAAGAAAAGTCCGGTACGTACCCGTCTTACTGTAATTGGTCCTGCAAACAAGCTAAAGACGCTTAAAAAGGATCGAGACATGATCAGCGCACTTGTTTCAAATAAATAA
- a CDS encoding CBS domain-containing protein: MELTPIQKEIIIELINLQRQKDSAVKGEEIAELIDRNPGTVRNQMQSLKMLGLVEGVPGPKGGYRATGAAYEALSVTSMEKEAEVPLYRNEDVVKGATVAEISFTTVRHPEMCNGRLKVLGNIKEFSGGDLVQVGPTPVNRLIVRGEVVGRDDTENLLLFKITEMVSLPKKSIKHYIKKDTVSIDANATIQEAARVFITNKVHGAPVEEHGRIVGIATFMDIGETLASGKINLKVKDIMTKNVITIDGNASLSDAVKMFDDHNIGRLIVTLEGVPTGMISKTDVLHELVIY; this comes from the coding sequence ATGGAACTTACACCTATTCAAAAAGAGATAATTATCGAATTGATCAACCTTCAGCGTCAGAAGGATTCTGCAGTAAAAGGCGAAGAGATCGCTGAGCTTATAGACAGGAACCCGGGTACCGTAAGGAACCAGATGCAATCCCTGAAAATGCTGGGGCTCGTAGAAGGTGTGCCAGGTCCGAAAGGCGGATACAGAGCCACAGGTGCAGCTTATGAAGCACTGAGTGTTACGAGCATGGAAAAGGAAGCAGAAGTTCCATTATACAGAAATGAGGACGTTGTCAAAGGAGCTACTGTTGCAGAGATCAGTTTTACAACGGTCAGACATCCCGAAATGTGCAATGGCAGACTGAAGGTCCTTGGAAATATCAAGGAATTCAGCGGAGGAGACCTTGTACAGGTAGGACCCACACCGGTAAACCGCCTGATAGTAAGAGGAGAAGTGGTCGGACGTGACGACACTGAGAACCTGTTACTTTTCAAGATAACCGAAATGGTATCCCTGCCAAAGAAATCCATTAAGCATTACATAAAGAAAGACACTGTTTCTATAGATGCAAACGCAACGATTCAGGAAGCTGCACGCGTATTCATCACAAATAAGGTCCATGGTGCCCCCGTAGAGGAGCATGGAAGGATCGTGGGAATAGCAACTTTCATGGATATCGGGGAAACACTTGCAAGTGGCAAGATCAACCTGAAAGTAAAGGATATCATGACAAAGAACGTCATCACCATTGACGGCAATGCATCCCTTAGCGATGCTGTGAAAATGTTCGATGATCACAACATCGGCAGGCTTATCGTCACATTGGAAGGAGTTCCAACCGGAATGATATCAAAAACAGATGTATTGCACGAACTGGTCATATACTGA
- a CDS encoding NOG1 family protein, which translates to MIFEKIHTVPTSDELIDKAFRRATRAKAGKTIRDNDSAMRAHESMVMTSGNILSDNLSNIVRRFPNFDDLPDFYYELTDIVVGVDDLRQALGGVDWASQKLHEISREYVGKIRKSRDPVATRKEAFGRMASVMSTVSKHLVFLNDARNLLRKLPDVRDEPTIVVAGYPNVGKSSFVSIVTGARPEVASYPFTTKGVLIGHFMRGYDRYQVLDTPGLLDRPMSERNDVERQAITAIKYLDAVMLFILDASETCGYEIEEQKRLLDEVVQNFDLPVYVVANKADHERFEMPDFVDVRMSTATGENIDSIVDKLVEMIDENRKEKDEDQSIFD; encoded by the coding sequence ATGATATTTGAGAAGATCCACACTGTCCCGACTTCGGATGAACTTATAGACAAAGCATTTCGGAGAGCTACGCGTGCAAAAGCAGGCAAGACTATAAGGGACAATGACAGTGCCATGAGGGCGCATGAATCAATGGTCATGACCTCGGGTAACATCCTGTCAGACAATCTTTCCAACATTGTCAGGCGTTTCCCGAACTTTGATGACCTTCCTGATTTCTATTATGAGCTTACTGACATAGTTGTTGGTGTTGATGATCTTCGTCAGGCCCTTGGCGGGGTCGACTGGGCAAGCCAAAAGCTCCATGAGATCTCCAGGGAATATGTTGGAAAGATCCGTAAGAGCAGGGACCCCGTCGCAACAAGAAAAGAGGCATTCGGACGTATGGCTTCTGTAATGTCAACTGTAAGCAAACATCTTGTTTTCCTCAACGATGCCCGCAATCTTTTAAGAAAACTTCCGGATGTACGTGATGAACCTACCATTGTAGTGGCAGGTTACCCCAATGTCGGGAAATCCAGTTTTGTTTCAATAGTAACCGGTGCAAGACCGGAAGTTGCATCCTATCCTTTCACCACCAAAGGTGTCCTTATCGGTCACTTTATGAGAGGATATGACCGCTATCAGGTGCTTGATACTCCGGGTCTTCTGGACAGGCCTATGTCCGAGCGCAACGATGTGGAAAGGCAGGCAATTACTGCGATCAAGTATCTGGATGCTGTTATGCTCTTCATTCTTGATGCAAGTGAGACCTGTGGTTATGAGATCGAAGAGCAGAAGCGTCTGCTCGATGAAGTTGTCCAGAACTTTGACCTTCCAGTCTATGTCGTGGCAAACAAGGCAGACCATGAAAGGTTCGAGATGCCGGATTTCGTAGATGTTAGAATGTCCACGGCAACCGGCGAGAACATTGATTCTATTGTAGACAAGCTTGTCGAAATGATCGACGAGAACAGAAAAGAAAAAGATGAGGATCAGTCTATCTTTGACTGA
- a CDS encoding pyridoxal phosphate-dependent aminotransferase, with the protein MSGKEFAQRVRDVDISGIRKMFEAAGSDAINLGLGQPDFDTPAHIRQAAIDAINEGFTGYTYGSGIAELREALSNKFRQDNNFEVSPDGIIVTSGASEALEIALAALVNPGDEVMISDPGFVSYNALTGFMGGKVVGVPLGEDLTMRPEYVLERITPKTKAIIVNSPCNPTGGVLSKADMKAYADIADDHNVTLISDEVYEYFIYEGEHVSPAQFTDNVITINAVSKTYSMTGWRVGYTAANKEYTEQMLKVHQYVQACANSIAQKAALAAITGPQDSVFEMRDEFKRRRDVLVKGVNELGMECEAPKGAFYMFPKVENSVEVATKLISNGVVVVPGTAFGQNGDGYIRISYATSMEDINRALEIMKKVL; encoded by the coding sequence ATGAGTGGCAAAGAGTTTGCACAAAGGGTCCGCGATGTGGACATATCAGGCATCAGGAAGATGTTCGAAGCCGCAGGTTCAGATGCCATCAACCTGGGTCTTGGACAACCTGATTTTGACACCCCTGCACACATAAGACAGGCAGCCATCGATGCCATTAATGAAGGTTTTACAGGATATACCTATGGCTCAGGTATCGCAGAGCTCAGGGAAGCATTAAGCAACAAGTTCAGGCAGGACAATAATTTTGAGGTCAGCCCGGACGGCATCATTGTCACATCCGGAGCATCCGAAGCACTCGAGATTGCACTCGCAGCACTTGTCAACCCGGGAGATGAAGTTATGATCTCAGACCCCGGATTCGTATCCTACAATGCACTGACCGGATTCATGGGAGGAAAAGTTGTCGGAGTCCCACTGGGCGAAGACCTGACCATGAGACCGGAGTACGTTCTTGAGAGGATCACACCAAAAACGAAGGCCATCATCGTAAACTCCCCATGCAACCCTACAGGCGGAGTACTTTCAAAGGCCGACATGAAGGCCTATGCAGACATTGCAGATGACCACAATGTTACTCTCATTTCTGACGAGGTCTATGAGTACTTCATCTATGAAGGAGAACACGTCAGCCCTGCTCAGTTCACTGACAATGTAATCACCATCAATGCAGTTTCCAAGACCTACTCCATGACCGGATGGCGTGTGGGCTATACTGCAGCCAACAAGGAATACACTGAGCAGATGCTTAAAGTTCACCAGTACGTGCAGGCATGTGCCAACTCAATTGCACAAAAGGCAGCACTTGCAGCCATCACCGGACCACAGGATTCCGTGTTCGAGATGCGGGATGAGTTCAAGAGGCGTCGGGACGTGCTTGTAAAAGGTGTCAATGAACTTGGCATGGAATGTGAAGCTCCAAAGGGTGCATTCTACATGTTCCCGAAGGTTGAGAACAGCGTGGAAGTTGCTACAAAACTGATATCCAACGGAGTAGTTGTTGTTCCGGGAACCGCCTTTGGACAGAACGGTGACGGCTACATAAGGATCTCTTATGCCACATCCATGGAGGATATCAACAGGGCACTTGAAATCATGAAAAAAGTACTTTGA